In Clavibacter californiensis, the sequence GCGTCGGCGCGTCCGCGGAGCGGCGGCCGCTCCCGGGGGCGCCTGGCGCGCTCCCGTGCCGGGCCCCCGTCGGCCACGACGTGCCCACGAGCAGGAGCACCAGCGCGCCCACGAGCCCCGCGATCACGAGCGGCGTGTGCAGCAGGCGGTTCGCGTAGCCGAGGTAGGGCGCGCCGCCGAGCACGCGGTCAGCCTCCGTGACGACGTAGGGAGCGGGGTCGACCGTGTCGTTCGCGTCACCCTGCAGCACGAGCTGGCGGGCAGCCGGATCGGCGGGGTCCACCCCCGGGGACACCCGATCCACCTCGCCCGTGACGGGTCCGACGGAGACGATCCGGTGCGTGACGGGGAGGTCGTACCCCGGCCGCGGCACCTTCACGACGTCGCCGGGCCGCAGGTCGGCGGCGGGCACGCCGTCGAGCGTCACGGCGGCGGATCCGGTGGGCAGCGTCGGCGCCATCGACCCCGTCATGAGCACCACGAGCGAGAGCCCGAGGACGCGCGAGAGGAGCGTCCACGCGATGACGAGGGCTCCGGCGATGCCCGTGAGGGTGAGCACGGCGTCGCGCAGCACGAGCCCGGCGCCCCGCCGCGGGCGCGAACCGGCCCCGCCGCGCGCATGGGCGCGGGACGCCGCGACGGCCTCGCGGCGGGCGGCCGCGAGCGCGTGCCGCTCCCCCGTGCGCGTCGTGGCGGCCTGGCCTGACATGATCCGGTCCCCCTGCGGCCTAGACCGAGGTGGACAGGAACTCCCACGCGGGCGTCACCGTGCGGCCCTGGAGCTGGTCGAGGGTCACGCCGACCGGCAGGGTGGGCGATGCGGGCAGGGTGATCTCGAAGCAGTAGAACTGCGTGTTGCCCCCGGCCGCGGCGAGCGTCTGCGGGTCGGTCGCCTGGGCGGTCGCCAGGGGGCCGCTCGCCACGAGCGTGCCGGTCGTGAACGCCGCGGCGTCGCACGTGGTGGGCGTGGCCGAGACGGCGACGCGGAGCGTGAGGGCCCCGAGGAGCGCTCCGCCGGCGTCGACGGGGGCGAGGCCCGCGCCCACCGCGGGCTCCGAGTCCTGCAGGAGGACGGTGCCGGCGACGGATCCCGCGACGGTGCGGAGC encodes:
- a CDS encoding SipW-dependent-type signal peptide-containing protein — protein: MALHADRPRMTRRTKTMAFLSGGLVLGLGITATLAAWTDSEWVFGGNANGTGPGLGTSSFEVEQNVTSPYVAATFAQAETNPGQDLTFTAGALSLTPGTSVYAPVALRTVAGSVAGTVLLQDSEPAVGAGLAPVDAGGALLGALTLRVAVSATPTTCDAAAFTTGTLVASGPLATAQATDPQTLAAAGGNTQFYCFEITLPASPTLPVGVTLDQLQGRTVTPAWEFLSTSV
- a CDS encoding S24/S26 family peptidase; this translates as MSGQAATTRTGERHALAAARREAVAASRAHARGGAGSRPRRGAGLVLRDAVLTLTGIAGALVIAWTLLSRVLGLSLVVLMTGSMAPTLPTGSAAVTLDGVPAADLRPGDVVKVPRPGYDLPVTHRIVSVGPVTGEVDRVSPGVDPADPAARQLVLQGDANDTVDPAPYVVTEADRVLGGAPYLGYANRLLHTPLVIAGLVGALVLLLVGTSWPTGARHGSAPGAPGSGRRSADAPTRRAGRHAG